The Bacteroidota bacterium genome segment AAAGCTGCTTCATCATAAAATTTATCTACTGATGATTTAATGGTTCCATCGGCATTTACACGTGCATACACTAAACCTGTTGCGCCAATTTGTGGGCGTTTTACAAATTCGGTTAATTCATCTAATTGCTTACGGGTATATTCTGCACAACCTTTGGCACAAATACCCACTACTAATTCTGCATTATCAAATACGGGAAAACCTGTGCCTTTGGTTAATTCATTTAACTCTACAAATTTCATATCGAAACGTGTATCGGGCTTATCGGAACCATAATATTTGGCCGCATCGGCAAAGGTCATTCTTGGTAAAGTATCAATATCAATTCCTTTTACATTTTTGAACAAGTGTTTTACCAATCCTTCAAACATGTTTAAAATATCTTCCTGCTCCACAAAGCTCATTTCGCAATCTATCTGCGTAAATTCCGGTTGGCGGTCAGCACGTAAATCTTCATCTCTGAAACATTTTACTATCTGGTAATAGCGATCCATACCCGCTACCATTAACAACTGCTTAAATGTTTGTGGTGATTGTGGCAAAGCGTAAAACTGTCCTTGGTTCATACGGCTTGGCACCACAAAATCGCGTGCGCCTTCGGGTGTCGATTTAATTAGAACAGGTGTTTCTACTTCTGTAAATTGTTGTGCATCTAAGAAAACGCGCGTTTGCTGGCTCATTTTATGGCGCAACAATAAATTATCGCGAACGGGTTTTCTGCGAATATCTAAATAACGGTATTTCATGCGCAAATCATCGCCACCATCGGTATTGTCTTCAATGGTAAATGGAGGTGTTTGTGCTTCATTTAATACTTCAAATTCCGTTACTTCTATTTCTATTTCGCCTGTAAGAATATTGTTGTTCTTGCTACTGCGCTCTATTACTTTACCTGTAATTTTTAATACAAACTCACGACCGCATTTGCGGGCTTTTTCGCAAATAGCAGCATTGGTTTCCATATTAAAAGCCAATTGGGTAATACCATACCTGTCGCGTAAGTCTATAAAAGTCATTCCACCTAAATCGCGGCTTTTTTGTAACCAACCGCTTAGGGTAACAGTTTTATCAATATCAGTAATTCTAAGTTCTCCGCAGGTATGTGTTCTGTGCATAAATGTATATTTAACAAACTTTTCTTAACAAGAAAAGTCAATTTTTTAAGGTGCGAAAGTAATAAAATATTTAGCTACTCAAACAGAATTATAGCACCAAAACGGATATAGTTTTAACAACTCCTGTTTTGTCAGCAAAAAGTAAATTTACCTGATATGGCTGTTTTGGCTATTCTATTTTTTAAGTGGTACTTTTTGTTACCGTATCTTTTTTATATTGCTCCCATGTTTACATTTAAAAATATAGTTGTTTCTATTAAAAAATATAAAATAGTTTTTGCCTTTTTAATCGTTGGCTTAGTGTCATTTAAAGGGGTTGATACTTACTTTGAAATTTCTAAAAACATGGATTTGTTTTCTACTGTTTTTAAGGAAATAAATACGTACTACGTAGATGAAATAGATGCGGGTAAACTAACCAAAAAGGCTATTGACGAAATGTTAAATACGCTGGATCCTTACACCAATTATATTAGCGAGGCGGAAGCGGAAGATTTCAGGTTTCAAATGACCGGGCAATATGGTGGTGTGGGTGCACAAATTGGAACCAAAGGCGACTATGTAGTTGTTACCGATCCATACGAAGGTTATCCTGCACAAAAGGAAGGTTTGTTACCGGGCGATTTAATTGTGGCTGTAGAGGGAAAAACAACCAAAGGCAAAAACACTACTGAAATAAGCAAATTGTTAAAAGGCCAGGCCGGAAGCAAAGTAAATATAACTATTAGCCGTAATGGGGTTGAAACGAAAAAAACACTTACACGTGAAGAAATTAAAGTGAAAAATGTACCCTACTTTGGTATGATTAACAATGAAACCGGTTATATTAAACTAAGTGGTTTTACCAATGATGCGGGCGAAGAGGTTCGCAATGCTTTTATTGATTTAAAGAAAAATAATAACTTAAAAAATATAGTACTGGATGTAAGGGGAAATCCGGGTGGCTTACTACACGAAGCTGTTAATATTGTAAATATTTTTGTACCGCAAGGACAAGAAGTGGTAAGCACTAAAGGTAAAGTTAAGGAATGGGAAAAAACCTACAGAACTTTAAATCCTAGTACTGATGAAGCTATTCCTTTGGTGGTTTTAACCAATAAAAATTCAGCATCGGCATCGGAAATTGTAAGTGGTACTATTCAAGACTTAGACAGGGGGATTATTATTGGCCAAAAAACTTTTGGAAAAGGATTGGTACAATCTACCCGACCATTAAACTACAATGCACAAATAAAAATTACAACTGCTAAATACTACACACCAAGCGGTCGTTGCATTCAGGCGCTTGATTACTCTCACAAGGACGAAGAAGGCCATGCAGAAAGTGTACCTGACAGTTTAAAGAAAGCTTTTAAAACAAAAATTGGCCGTAAGGTACTTGATGGTGGTGGTGTTGACCCTGATATAAAAGTGGAGTTGAAACAACTATCTAAAATTAGTGAGAGTTTAATGGGTAAACAATTGATTTTTGATTTTGCTACTTACTACAGAAACAAAAATGCAAGCATTGCCGATGCTAAGACTTTTAAATTAAGCGAGGCTGATTTTGACGACTTTAAAAAGTTTATTGCTGATAAAGATTACGCCTATAGTACTGCTACGGAAACAGCCTTATTGGAAGTGAAAAAGAAAGCAGAGGATGAAAAATATTTTGATGCTATTAAAACACAATTTGAAAGTATTAAACAAAGTTTAAACCATGATAAACTGGCTGATATTGATAAAAACAAAAAAGAAATTATTGAATTATTAGAGGAAGAAATAGTAAGAAGATATTATTTCCAAAAAGGTAAAATTGAAGCTGGTTTCGCACACGACAATGATATACAGGAAGCATTAAAAATATTTGCTGATAAAAATGCTTACCAAAAAACACTAACTGTAGCTAAACCATAATGCTTGAAATTTCAGACTTCATTATTTTAGCTTTAGCAGGTTGTTTAGGTGGCTTTCTATCAGGTTTTTTAGGTGTTGGCGGAGGTATTATTTATGTACCCATACTTGATTATTTCCTGTCAAAATATTTTAGCAATAGCAGCGAGATAGTAAAAGCAGTACTCGCCAACTCTTTGTTTACTATTTTAT includes the following:
- the aspS gene encoding aspartate--tRNA ligase; this translates as MHRTHTCGELRITDIDKTVTLSGWLQKSRDLGGMTFIDLRDRYGITQLAFNMETNAAICEKARKCGREFVLKITGKVIERSSKNNNILTGEIEIEVTEFEVLNEAQTPPFTIEDNTDGGDDLRMKYRYLDIRRKPVRDNLLLRHKMSQQTRVFLDAQQFTEVETPVLIKSTPEGARDFVVPSRMNQGQFYALPQSPQTFKQLLMVAGMDRYYQIVKCFRDEDLRADRQPEFTQIDCEMSFVEQEDILNMFEGLVKHLFKNVKGIDIDTLPRMTFADAAKYYGSDKPDTRFDMKFVELNELTKGTGFPVFDNAELVVGICAKGCAEYTRKQLDELTEFVKRPQIGATGLVYARVNADGTIKSSVDKFYDEAALKTWAEAMQAQPGDLLLLMAGGVDKTRKALCELRLEMGTRMGLRNPEVYSCLWVVDFPLLEFIEEEDRWFAMHHPFTAPKPEDIAFLTNGDYAKVRANAYDMVINGVEVGGGSIRIFDKTLQGKMFEVLGFTKEEAQAQFGFLMNAFEYGAPPHGGIAFGFDRLCSLFGGENSIRDFIAFPKNNSGRDVMIDGPSPIDQKQLNELGISVNTK
- a CDS encoding S41 family peptidase, encoding MFTFKNIVVSIKKYKIVFAFLIVGLVSFKGVDTYFEISKNMDLFSTVFKEINTYYVDEIDAGKLTKKAIDEMLNTLDPYTNYISEAEAEDFRFQMTGQYGGVGAQIGTKGDYVVVTDPYEGYPAQKEGLLPGDLIVAVEGKTTKGKNTTEISKLLKGQAGSKVNITISRNGVETKKTLTREEIKVKNVPYFGMINNETGYIKLSGFTNDAGEEVRNAFIDLKKNNNLKNIVLDVRGNPGGLLHEAVNIVNIFVPQGQEVVSTKGKVKEWEKTYRTLNPSTDEAIPLVVLTNKNSASASEIVSGTIQDLDRGIIIGQKTFGKGLVQSTRPLNYNAQIKITTAKYYTPSGRCIQALDYSHKDEEGHAESVPDSLKKAFKTKIGRKVLDGGGVDPDIKVELKQLSKISESLMGKQLIFDFATYYRNKNASIADAKTFKLSEADFDDFKKFIADKDYAYSTATETALLEVKKKAEDEKYFDAIKTQFESIKQSLNHDKLADIDKNKKEIIELLEEEIVRRYYFQKGKIEAGFAHDNDIQEALKIFADKNAYQKTLTVAKP